The Methanobrevibacter sp. genome contains the following window.
GGCACTGCTCCGTCAATAAAAGATTTAGAATCTAAAAGAAGTCAAAAATTAGACCAACAGTCTGAATTTGAAGATTTACTCAAATCAAAAAAAGATAGTTTAAATGACTTAATAATTAAAAGTTCACCTAAAATTTTAGCAAAAAAAGCATTTGTCAAAGCATTAGAATTAATTGAGGAAAATAAGGATGATACTTATATTTATCCGATTGATGTGAGTATATTGGAGGATTCTATACATGATCATTCATGTAAAGTATGTGACCGTAGTTTTGATGAAAAACTGATTAATCATATCAAATCCAAAAAAGCTAAATTGTATCTTATTTCTCCTGAAGATAAAATTTTAAATGATAATAAAAAATATTTCAATCGTTTTAAGGATACTCAGGATGATTATTTGAAAAAAGAAAGGGAATTGCAAAAAGAAATTAATAGTTATGAAAAATCTATTTCCACTTTAGAAGGTGAAATTAAAGAATTTTATGATGCTATTAAAGTTAATGAACATCTTAGGGAAAGTATTGATAAACGTGATGAGCTTTTAAGTATTTTACCTACTAAAAAATCAGAATTGGATAATTTAAATGAAAATAATAATAGATTGGAAAAGAAAGTGCAGAAATTGCATGAAGAATATCTTCAATTACTTGAAGATGAGGAGGAATATAGGGATATTTCCGCTAAAATCAAATTATGTACCAATTCTTTAGTGGTTATTAAGGATGTTAAAGAAGATATGATGGCAGAAACTAGAAAAACTATCCAACAGGCCACAAATGATAAATTCTTTAGATTAATAAGAAAATCTCAAACTTATGGAAGTATTGAAATAAATGATGATTATGAAGTAAAATTATTTGATGAAGATGGAAGGCCATCAAAGTCTTCTGCTAGTGCCTCTGAAGTTGAACTTTTAGCATTAGCATTTATTTTAGCTATTCATTCTGTTTCAGGATTTGAATCACCATTAGTTGTAGATACTCTTTTAGCTAGGACTGGCGGTGAGCAGAGGTTAAATGTTGCTAAGAGCTGTTTAAATGTAAGTGAAGAAAAACAATTACTTTTATTCTTGCTTGAAGAGGAATATTCTGAGCCAGTTAAAAAATTATTCAAAGAAAAACATATCTATGAATATGTATTAAAAGAATCTGATTCAGAAAAACAAATCAAAATTGAGGAGATGTAATTATGGGTAATATGTCAAACCATTTTTATATTGAAAAAAATTACGCTGATTTTTTTAAGAAATCAGAAATTTTAAATTCTTCTAGAACTGAAGGGATCATTAAAAGAGAAAATTTCCTTCTTCTAATGGCTTTAGGTTATTCTATGGGATTTAAAACAAAATTTGAAAATCCTAAAGCTAAAGGTAATGATACATTTGTTATGAATCAATTGACTAAAGAAGAATTGTCTTTAGTTTATGCAATTGCCATATCTGATTCTAAAGATCCTGAAATAGTTAATAATGATATTAAAGTTGCAGATATTGCTATGGAATATGCAAATACAGGTATTGTCGCACTTAAAGAATTAGAAGAAAACTCTCAAAAGGGAAATCGTATTAAGAAATTCCAAGCGGAAATTCATGATTTTATCGAAGATAGTAGTTAAGTGTTGGTTTTCATGTCCCGAAAAGTATTGCTGGAAAATGAATGTGATTGTTCAATTTTAACAAAGGTTAATTTTGGAAAAAAGATTAAAGATGTTCCTTCAGGTTGGGCATTAAATTTAATGGATATTCGTAAATTTATTCCTGTTTTGAGGTATGAACGTGAGTGTTATATTTTAATTAGAAATATTATCTCCCCTTGCAGGATTAGAATTAATCCACGTTTGTTTTATAAAGGAACTCCATTAAAGGAACATCTCAGAAAACAAAAATCTATTGACCCAAATATGGAAATTCCTATTGAAATTAAATTCAATAAAAAAGAGTTAGATTTTTCTTTAGATAATTTTAATAATGAAAATTTAAATTATATTGATACAAAATTGTTGGTAGGAAAATCTTATAGTAGTAAAGGTTGGGGTCTCAAAAAGAATGTTGTAGCTCAATTATTGCCTTTAGAAGCTTATAATTTCACATTTCCAGTTTATATTGATGGGATTCCTGCTGAAACAAGATTAAATATGCAAACTCGTTTATTTTATAGTAGTAAAGAATTAAGTGAAGAATTAGAAAAATTAGCTAATGTTAATTCTAAACAAGAAGTGGATGCTAGAATAATTTTCAATGAGGAATATTTGGATTTAACAAAAAAATTAAGGGAAGAAAGGGTTTCTGATAAAAAATGTATTATTTGTGGCAGTTCTTTAGATAGGGACAGTAAAGGTAAAAAATGTTTTGATTGTTTAGATAAAGAACTCACAGTTTTAAAACTTAAAAAACTTTTAGAATTCATAAGTCCTTCTGAAATCGTTTATGAATCAGATTTATTGGATTTAGGTTATACTAAGGGTCAAATTAAGGTTATTACACGTAAATTTGAGAAGCATGGTTTGATTTTAATTAATTGGGATGATAGTTTCCAACTTAAAGATGAAAAAACAATTAATAACTTTATCAAGGAGTGGAGTTAGTTCGATAATTTTTTATTAAAACTTTATAACGTAAGCTGCTAAATATTAAACCAGAGGAAAAATATGAAAACTTTAAATGTTGTAGCAGCTATTATTAAAAAGGATAATAAAATTCTCGCCACAAAGAGAGGTTACGGCGAGTTCATTAACATGTGGGAGTTTCCTGGCGGAAAAATAGAGCCAAACGAATCAAAAGAGGAAGCTCTTATAAGGGAAATCAAAGAGGAGCTTGACTGCACAATCAAGCCAACTAAATTCGCCCTAGACTTGGAATACCAGTATCCTACTTTTTATTTGAAAATGAGCTGTTTTGAAGCTATTATTACAGAAGGAACTCCAAAATTATTAGAACACAATGACGCCAAATGGCTTACAAAAGATCAATTAGACGATGTCAACTGGATTCCTGCAGACATCAAGGCTGTCAACTACCTGAAAGAAACCATGGATGATTAAAATGAACCAGGATGAAATCTTAAACGGGGCTAAAACTGCTTTTATAAACCAATTCAATGCTTCAAATTCAGATTTCACACCAAAACTGGTCTACAACAGTGCTGACAGCAAGGTCATAAACTCCATAATCGATGAGCTTAGAAACTGTGACGAGTTCATCATGTCTTCGGCTTTCATCACAATGGGTGGTTTAATGCATCTTTTAGAAGAATTCAAAAGACTAGAAGCCGCAAACATTAAAGGAAAAATTTTAACAACAGATTATCTATATTTTACAGAACCTAAGGCATTAAGAAAGCTTCAGAGCTTTAAAAACATTGAAGTGAGGATGTATTCTCAGGAAAATGAGGGTTTCCACACCAAGGGTTATATCTTTAAGAAAAATGACACTTCAAAGGCAATCATCGGAAGTTCCAACCTTACAATGAATGCTCTTACAGTCAACAAGGAATGGAACGTTGAGTTCACCTCTTTGGATGAAGGTGAGATGCTTGCATCAATTAAAAATGAATTCAATGAGCTGTGGAATCAGGCAAACGAATTGGAAGATATCCTTCCGGCTTATGAGAAAATCTACAATGACAACAAGAGCTTCACCCACATAAGGCAAATCACCGAAGAGCTTAAGGAAAAGCATGTAAAAGACCTGACTCCTAACATCATGCAGGAGGAATTTCTTGAAAACTTAAGAGGCCTCATAAAACATGGTGAAAACAGGGCAATTCTGGTATCTGCAACAGGTACCGGTAAGACCTATGCTTCAGCCTTTGCGGTTAAGGATTTCAAGCCGAAAAGATTTTTATTTTTAGTCCACAGGGAGCAGATTGCAAAGCAGTCAATTGAAGCCTATAAAAACGTCTTCAAGGACCATGAAAACTTCGGTCTCGTTTCAGGTAACTCCAAGGACTTTGACAAGAACTATATTTTCGCAACAATCCAGACTATGTCAAAGGATGAAGTCTATAGGGATTTCAGTAAAGATCATTTCGACTATATTGTTATTGACGAGGTTCACAAGGCCGGTGCTTTGAGTTATCAAAAGATTTTCCAGTACTTCCAGCCTAAGTTCTGGCTTGGAATGACCGCTTCACCTGAGCGTACAGACGGCTTTAACATATACGATTTGTTTGACAATAACATTGCCCATGAAATCAGGCTCCAGGAAGCCTTGGAGGAAGACCTGTTATGTCCCTTCCATTATTTCGGAATAGCTGATGTTGAGTTTGAAGACGGTGAGATAGATGATGATTTCACTGATTTTAATCTTTTAGCATCTGATGAAAGGGTTAATTACTTAATAGAAAAGTCAGAGTTTTACGGATATTCCGGAAACAGAAGAAAGGCGCTTGTGTTCTGCTCAAGAAAAAGGGAAGCTGTTCTTTTAAGTGAAAAATTCAATAAAAAAGGCTACAAGTCAGTCGTATTAACTGGTGATGATTCACAGGAAAAGCGTCTTGATGCAATTGACAGATTGACAAACGATGAAAACCCAGACAAGATTGAATTCATTTTCACAGTAGACATTTTCAATGAAGGTGTGGATATTCCTGAAATCAATCAAGTTTTATTAGTAAGGCCGACCGAGTCTCCAATCATTTTCATCCAGCAGCTGGGAAGGGGATTGAGGAAATACAAGAACAAGGAGTATGTTGTAATTTTGGATTTCATCGGAAACTACAAGAACAACTTCATGATTCCGATTGCCCTTTCAGGAGACAGGTCTTATGACAAGGACAAAATCAGGAAGTATCTCATTGAGGGAAACAGGGTCATTCCTGGTGCGTCTTCAATAAACTTTGATGAGATTTCAAGAAATCGTATATATGACTCAATCAACAAGACTTCATTTAACAAGAAGGCTTTGTTTAAGGAAAAGTACATGAATT
Protein-coding sequences here:
- a CDS encoding DEAD/DEAH box helicase, encoding MNQDEILNGAKTAFINQFNASNSDFTPKLVYNSADSKVINSIIDELRNCDEFIMSSAFITMGGLMHLLEEFKRLEAANIKGKILTTDYLYFTEPKALRKLQSFKNIEVRMYSQENEGFHTKGYIFKKNDTSKAIIGSSNLTMNALTVNKEWNVEFTSLDEGEMLASIKNEFNELWNQANELEDILPAYEKIYNDNKSFTHIRQITEELKEKHVKDLTPNIMQEEFLENLRGLIKHGENRAILVSATGTGKTYASAFAVKDFKPKRFLFLVHREQIAKQSIEAYKNVFKDHENFGLVSGNSKDFDKNYIFATIQTMSKDEVYRDFSKDHFDYIVIDEVHKAGALSYQKIFQYFQPKFWLGMTASPERTDGFNIYDLFDNNIAHEIRLQEALEEDLLCPFHYFGIADVEFEDGEIDDDFTDFNLLASDERVNYLIEKSEFYGYSGNRRKALVFCSRKREAVLLSEKFNKKGYKSVVLTGDDSQEKRLDAIDRLTNDENPDKIEFIFTVDIFNEGVDIPEINQVLLVRPTESPIIFIQQLGRGLRKYKNKEYVVILDFIGNYKNNFMIPIALSGDRSYDKDKIRKYLIEGNRVIPGASSINFDEISRNRIYDSINKTSFNKKALFKEKYMNLKYKLGRIPSLYDFAVNADFNPELILNHKDFPTYHDFLDQIDDDYTSNIDNLDHLKFISKKLLKGIRPHELIILECLKYNKYFTVEQVEKCLKDNFDLENQFDSIKGAINFLSLNFYLKEKGEGYQANTIEKLIDNPKNLFFNFDEDVFRDLKNNTDYRFEISDSFRQAISSQVFVNHLNDALKYGIFKYVNVYSSQGDFKLYEKYSREDVLRIMNWKHFMNGQNIGGYKIKYNTCPIFVTYNKAEDISETINYEDHFISKTEFNWMSRNNRKTSSPELEPLINYNGVDTELFIQKSNDEGIEFYYIGKLTPVSYRQVYRTIGGKEQPIVNFHFKIDHEVKDEIYNYFVKD
- a CDS encoding (deoxy)nucleoside triphosphate pyrophosphohydrolase, which codes for MKTLNVVAAIIKKDNKILATKRGYGEFINMWEFPGGKIEPNESKEEALIREIKEELDCTIKPTKFALDLEYQYPTFYLKMSCFEAIITEGTPKLLEHNDAKWLTKDQLDDVNWIPADIKAVNYLKETMDD
- a CDS encoding AAA family ATPase, producing the protein MRIDEIHFKNFRKYVDTHIKFNNESENDIHVVIAENGAGKTTFLNAMTWCLYNQEPKIKDKDDALPTLNTEVSNNSDNDEERASVSITVSGNGLKLIYKRTDIFKIHSIHSDYYKNNGKREEFIDQEFTVTEIEGSSSNVCRDREECELLVSSFIPEAIKEFFFFDGEQLDNYFLMSSAIKGQVFTLSHIFVLDEMERRITSKLKDLRKLGNPNSDADSKLQEYNSQSNFLKSEKNRYNNLKKAFESKQNELNGLMKSLGTAPSIKDLESKRSQKLDQQSEFEDLLKSKKDSLNDLIIKSSPKILAKKAFVKALELIEENKDDTYIYPIDVSILEDSIHDHSCKVCDRSFDEKLINHIKSKKAKLYLISPEDKILNDNKKYFNRFKDTQDDYLKKERELQKEINSYEKSISTLEGEIKEFYDAIKVNEHLRESIDKRDELLSILPTKKSELDNLNENNNRLEKKVQKLHEEYLQLLEDEEEYRDISAKIKLCTNSLVVIKDVKEDMMAETRKTIQQATNDKFFRLIRKSQTYGSIEINDDYEVKLFDEDGRPSKSSASASEVELLALAFILAIHSVSGFESPLVVDTLLARTGGEQRLNVAKSCLNVSEEKQLLLFLLEEEYSEPVKKLFKEKHIYEYVLKESDSEKQIKIEEM